The following proteins are encoded in a genomic region of Chloracidobacterium sp.:
- a CDS encoding cold shock domain-containing protein, with amino-acid sequence MPKTTGKVKWFNNAKGYGFIEQPGEQDVFVHYSAITGDGFKTLIQGDRVEFEVTDGPKGPQAENVAKVA; translated from the coding sequence ATGCCCAAGACGACAGGCAAAGTTAAATGGTTCAACAATGCAAAGGGCTACGGCTTTATCGAGCAGCCCGGCGAACAGGATGTTTTTGTACACTACAGTGCGATAACAGGGGACGGATTTAAGACCTTGATACAAGGCGACCGGGTCGAATTTGAGGTAACTGACGGCCCGAAAGGGCCGCAGGCCGAGAATGTCGCAAAGGTTGCGTGA
- a CDS encoding tryptophan 2,3-dioxygenase has translation MADEYGTNPPLSYNKYLRVPELLELQTTLSEPTSHDEQLFIIIHQTYELWFKQILHEVTAATKWLDEGRIFRANHSLRGVLAIERLLTTQIHILESMAPIGFLEYRDRLRPASGFQSMQFRELEFASGAKDEKILEFFRDDEYAYPKLRRRFEEPSLADTFWALLERSGMRTSTHDERVAAVVEVLTHPEKYSEIYNLQDILIEHDELILSWRHNHVLMVERMLGMKRGTGGSDGVGYLMSTLSKKFFPEIWEARTHLTTEA, from the coding sequence ATGGCTGACGAATACGGAACGAATCCACCGCTGTCCTACAACAAATACCTGCGCGTGCCGGAACTTTTGGAGCTGCAGACGACGCTTTCAGAGCCGACCAGCCACGACGAGCAGCTTTTTATCATCATTCATCAGACGTATGAGCTTTGGTTCAAGCAGATACTTCACGAGGTTACCGCCGCGACAAAATGGCTTGACGAAGGCCGCATCTTTCGAGCTAATCACTCACTGCGCGGCGTGCTTGCGATCGAAAGGCTTTTAACGACGCAGATACATATTCTCGAATCGATGGCGCCGATCGGCTTTCTCGAATACCGCGATCGCCTTAGGCCCGCGAGCGGCTTTCAGTCGATGCAGTTTCGCGAGCTGGAATTCGCCTCCGGCGCAAAGGACGAGAAGATACTGGAGTTCTTCCGCGATGATGAATATGCATACCCGAAACTGCGACGGCGTTTTGAGGAACCGTCGCTTGCGGATACGTTCTGGGCTTTGCTCGAACGCAGCGGAATGAGAACCTCGACACATGATGAACGTGTCGCCGCCGTTGTCGAGGTGCTGACGCATCCCGAGAAATACTCCGAGATCTACAACCTGCAGGACATCCTGATCGAGCATGATGAACTCATACTCTCATGGCGGCACAATCATGTGCTCATGGTCGAGCGGATGCTCGGGATGAAGCGCGGAACGGGCGGCAGCGACGGCGTCGGCTATCTGATGTCAACGCTCTCGAAAAAATTCTTTCCTGAGATATGGGAGGCTCGCACGCATCTTACGACCGAAGCCTAA
- the hemW gene encoding radical SAM family heme chaperone HemW: MERSSTNNVARPTHPCQTMTAGVYLHIPFCKSRCSYCDFATDVWRSGDVVERYVEALCREIESEPAASAAGQFAVGDSISSNWPPAYAGGSDIDTIYFGGGTPSLLTPEQVGRILAEVRKRFSVADNAEITLEMNPATVTHESLVAYRSLGVNRASFGVQTFDDRDLKLLARGHDSKDARTTFRMLRDAGFTNISFDLIAGLPGQTMANWMRNLDEAAALSPEHISLYLLEIHEGTPLAEQMRSGRRKAIADELAAEMYEAMLDRLAAEGYEQYEISNFSRPGFAARHNVKYWRLDPVFGFGVSAHSFDGRRRYANERDTAAYVRSIEQNGTAKVMCEDAVLASEFVFLGLRMEEGISLDEYLTRFGRDLIEELRNELADLIDKGLIEMSPSRIKLTRKGKLFSNEVFAVFV, translated from the coding sequence TTGGAACGATCCTCGACCAATAATGTAGCTCGGCCGACGCATCCGTGCCAGACAATGACCGCAGGCGTTTATCTGCACATTCCATTCTGCAAGTCGCGTTGTTCGTACTGCGATTTCGCAACGGACGTTTGGCGGAGCGGCGATGTAGTGGAAAGGTATGTCGAGGCACTGTGCCGCGAGATCGAGTCAGAACCCGCTGCGTCAGCGGCGGGTCAGTTTGCAGTAGGTGATTCAATATCATCGAACTGGCCGCCCGCTTACGCAGGCGGTTCTGACATTGACACGATCTATTTTGGCGGCGGAACTCCGTCGCTGCTGACGCCCGAGCAGGTCGGGAGGATACTTGCGGAAGTAAGAAAGCGATTCTCGGTCGCCGATAATGCGGAGATCACCCTTGAGATGAACCCCGCGACGGTCACGCACGAGAGCCTTGTGGCGTATCGCTCGCTGGGCGTCAACCGTGCGAGCTTCGGTGTGCAGACATTTGATGACCGCGATCTGAAACTGCTTGCCCGCGGCCACGATTCAAAAGACGCACGCACCACCTTTCGTATGCTGCGTGATGCCGGTTTTACGAACATCAGCTTCGATCTGATCGCCGGTCTGCCCGGACAAACTATGGCGAACTGGATGCGAAACCTCGATGAGGCGGCGGCACTCTCGCCGGAGCACATTTCGCTCTATCTACTTGAGATCCATGAAGGTACGCCGCTTGCCGAACAGATGCGTTCGGGGCGGCGAAAGGCGATCGCCGACGAGCTTGCAGCGGAGATGTACGAGGCCATGCTCGATCGGCTTGCCGCGGAGGGTTACGAGCAGTACGAGATATCGAATTTTTCGCGTCCGGGCTTTGCCGCGCGGCATAATGTGAAATATTGGCGGCTCGATCCTGTCTTCGGCTTTGGTGTCTCGGCGCACTCATTCGACGGCCGCCGGCGTTACGCGAATGAACGCGACACGGCCGCGTACGTCCGCTCGATAGAACAGAACGGGACGGCGAAAGTGATGTGTGAGGATGCGGTTTTGGCTTCGGAGTTCGTCTTTCTCGGCCTTCGCATGGAGGAAGGAATAAGCCTCGATGAGTATCTTACGCGTTTCGGCCGCGACCTGATCGAGGAACTTCGTAACGAACTTGCCGACCTCATCGATAAAGGCCTTATCGAAATGAGCCCTTCGCGGATCAAGCTCACACGAAAAGGAAAACTCTTTTCAAATGAGGTATTTGCAGTGTTCGTCTGA